The Synechococcus sp. CC9605 sequence CAGACCGATACCAATGCACCAAAACGAGCACTCAACTTGGCCCGCGATACAGCAATCCGCATGAATGGCGGGCTATCAAACTATCGACCGGGACGCTGCATGTACCGGGGGGTCTCTAACAATCGATGCCTTGCCCAGCGTGATGCCTCTGGATTCATTTTTCACTTCCCAGGCGGACAACCCGGCTGGCAGGAATCCGGGGCGCCGCCAACAAAAGTTACCGTGCTGCGAGTTTCCCCCGATGGACGCTCAATAACGCAAAACATTTACAACGGCCCCCTGTCCCAGTACGCAGGCCCAACACAGCCTCGTTGAGTCAATCATTACGACCGAAGTCGGCGCGAAACCACTTGGTGATCACCCATTTTTGGCCCGCCTCCACTGGCAGGGCCTCATGCAGGGTGAAGTGATTGGGGGTTCCATCGGCCTGGAGGTTATTCCAGGCCAATGCTGTACCAGGCACAGGCGTGAACGAGCGCCCCAGGCGGCGGAACAACGTCTCTCCACCCCGCTCCACAGTGTTGAGATAAACCATCACCGTCCAGGTGCGTTGACCGCCAATGTCGGTGAGAGTGGCGTATTCCTCCGTCCCCGGCGAAAACCAATCTGTGTGTTCCTTGAAGTATTCCCCGGGGTCGTAGCGCTGCCCCTGAATCGGTTCCGAGAGGCGCGGATCCACGCCAAACAAGGCCGCAAAACGCTGATCCAGGTTCGCCGCCATCTGGAGATGGTTCTGGCGCAAGTGACAGGTGCGGCTGGTGCGGTAATCGCTGCTGCCTTGGGTCACCGTTGACGGCTGCAGTGACGCGTTGATGGCGTCGATTACCTGCTCACATTCCTCATGGCTGAGCAGTCCTGGCAGCTCATAGACCTGGGCCAGTGAGGTATCCAACCGCCAGGCGCGAGGCCGGTGATCCGGCCGGGTGAGTGGGGCCTCGAACCAGGCCAACCAATCGGGCGTCGACGACTGAAGGACCGCAACTATCGCCTCGCGCGCGAAGCCCTGCTCAAGGGCCCGCTGCATCAATCCTTCAGGATCACATCCGCGATCACGGTTCTGCAGCAGCCACTCCTTCCAGGCATCGGGAATGGCTGTCGCTCCACTCATCAAACCTTGAGCTTCTTGCTCAGAATCTGGTTAGCGAGCTTGGGATCCGCCTTACCACCGGTCTTCTTCATCAACTGTCCGACGAAGAAGCCCTGCAGCTTGGTCTTGCCGCCGCGGAAGGCCTCCACCTCATCGGGATGGGCCCCCAGCAGCTCATCGACGATGGCTTCGATCGCCGCCGGATCGCTGATAATGCCAAGGCCACGCTCATCGACGATCGCCTTGGGTGAGCCGCCTTTCTCGAGCAGCTCAGGCAAAATCTCCTTGGCGATCTTGCCACTGATCTTGCCGCCATCGATCAGTTGCACCATCTCGGCCAACTTCTCAGGACGGAAGGGCAGTTCGGCATAGCTGAGCCGGTTGCTGTTCACATGGGCAGCGATGTCGCCGGTGATCC is a genomic window containing:
- a CDS encoding prolyl hydroxylase family protein; the protein is MSGATAIPDAWKEWLLQNRDRGCDPEGLMQRALEQGFAREAIVAVLQSSTPDWLAWFEAPLTRPDHRPRAWRLDTSLAQVYELPGLLSHEECEQVIDAINASLQPSTVTQGSSDYRTSRTCHLRQNHLQMAANLDQRFAALFGVDPRLSEPIQGQRYDPGEYFKEHTDWFSPGTEEYATLTDIGGQRTWTVMVYLNTVERGGETLFRRLGRSFTPVPGTALAWNNLQADGTPNHFTLHEALPVEAGQKWVITKWFRADFGRND